One stretch of Rosistilla oblonga DNA includes these proteins:
- a CDS encoding alkaline phosphatase, with amino-acid sequence MHTHFHRILTLQLAFLVALSLAPRSATAQTPDPIAALQAAAVEARAADWGHWGPDPDSYSSWRSHSNRLIPVYSFGMDMKSVSGENSVYRDAAAIERLYGQVPDGTLNPAAEYFDQTDVYRLQKSAAEAGKKRVILFVFDGMDWHTTRAAAIAKLGKVAYSEGRGEGLAFLDYRGAKTDYGYFVTSPHNDGTSVSVDKQRVTNPGGKLRGGYDFQRCGDAPWKPITDAEYPIGKSKEQPHAYTDSASSATSLTAGIKTYNNSVNVDAMGREVLPIARTLQEDGFAVGVVTSVPISHATPACAYANNVHRNDYQDITRDQLGRPSIYHPGGLPGLDVLIGCGWGIDTEKDGAQGKNFVPGNKYLTEEDLKAIDVANGGKYVIAQRTPGSEGPEVLSAAVAKAIADKNRLFGYFGVGGGHLPYQTADGKYDPVASIGGSKVQKAEAYSEADVSENINLRQMAVAAMEVLDSRSDRWWLMVESGDVDWASHSNNIDNAIGAVHSGDDAFEGVVKWIEENGGWEDTALFLTSDHGHYFQLTQPEALAKTAPTP; translated from the coding sequence ATGCACACCCATTTCCACCGCATCTTGACTTTACAGCTCGCTTTTCTCGTGGCTCTTTCGCTTGCACCACGGTCGGCGACCGCGCAAACGCCCGACCCGATCGCTGCCTTGCAAGCGGCAGCGGTTGAAGCACGGGCTGCCGATTGGGGACATTGGGGCCCCGATCCGGACAGCTATTCCAGCTGGCGGAGTCACAGCAACCGGCTGATCCCGGTCTATTCGTTTGGAATGGATATGAAGTCGGTCTCGGGAGAGAATAGCGTCTACCGCGACGCAGCGGCGATCGAGCGACTGTACGGACAAGTGCCCGACGGGACGCTTAATCCGGCGGCGGAGTACTTCGACCAAACCGACGTCTATCGGCTGCAAAAATCGGCGGCCGAAGCGGGCAAGAAACGCGTGATCCTGTTTGTCTTCGACGGGATGGATTGGCATACCACGCGAGCGGCCGCGATCGCGAAGCTTGGCAAAGTCGCCTACAGCGAGGGGCGAGGCGAGGGGCTGGCGTTTCTCGACTACCGCGGTGCGAAAACCGATTACGGCTATTTCGTAACCAGCCCGCACAACGACGGCACTTCGGTGAGCGTCGACAAGCAACGCGTTACCAACCCCGGTGGGAAACTGCGAGGCGGTTACGACTTCCAACGCTGCGGCGATGCACCTTGGAAACCGATCACCGATGCCGAATATCCGATCGGCAAGAGCAAAGAACAACCGCACGCCTACACCGATTCGGCTTCTTCGGCGACTTCGCTGACCGCCGGCATCAAGACCTACAACAACTCGGTGAATGTCGATGCGATGGGACGCGAAGTCCTGCCGATCGCGCGAACCTTGCAAGAGGATGGCTTTGCTGTTGGCGTCGTGACCAGCGTTCCGATCAGCCATGCGACGCCCGCATGTGCTTACGCGAACAACGTCCATCGCAACGACTACCAAGACATCACCCGCGATCAGCTCGGCCGTCCATCGATCTATCATCCCGGCGGCCTTCCAGGGCTGGACGTTTTGATTGGATGCGGTTGGGGTATCGACACCGAGAAAGATGGTGCCCAGGGAAAGAACTTCGTCCCGGGGAACAAATATCTGACCGAGGAAGATCTGAAAGCGATCGATGTTGCCAACGGCGGCAAATACGTGATCGCACAGCGAACTCCGGGATCCGAGGGGCCTGAGGTTTTGTCGGCTGCGGTTGCCAAAGCGATCGCCGATAAGAACCGACTGTTCGGCTATTTTGGCGTCGGCGGAGGACATCTTCCGTATCAGACCGCCGATGGAAAGTACGATCCGGTCGCCAGCATCGGTGGCAGCAAGGTGCAAAAAGCGGAGGCCTACAGCGAAGCCGACGTGAGCGAGAATATCAATCTGCGACAGATGGCCGTTGCCGCGATGGAAGTGCTCGATTCTCGCAGCGACCGCTGGTGGTTGATGGTTGAATCGGGAGACGTCGACTGGGCCAGCCACTCCAACAACATCGACAACGCGATCGGTGCGGTCCACAGCGGCGACGATGCCTTCGAAGGCGTGGTCAAGTGGATCGAAGAGAACGGCGGATGGGAAGACACCGCTCTGTTCTTAACCTCCGACCACGGACACTATTTTCAGTTGACTCAGCCCGAAGCGTTGGCGAAAACAGCTCCGACGCCGTAG
- a CDS encoding proline racemase family protein: MSVDAAAIRVIDSHTGGEPTRLVVEGGPDLGGGPLPQRVERFRREADHFRTMMLAEPRGFDAMVGALLSEPSDPCCAAAVIFFNNRGYLGMCGHGAIGVVATLAYMGRIAPGRHRLETPVGIVAVELISPNRVAIENVPSYRLRKSVSVEVPGIGTVRGDIAWGGNWFYLVESSPLPVVAENIDRLSDVALRIRKALVAANITGADGAEIDHIELFGPPSVSDAHSRNFVLCPGGAYDRSPCGTGTSAKLACLAADGKLAPEVPWIQESIIGSRFTASYRSADDNRIVPRIVGEAYVYGETRFIAQPGDPFPYGIATA, encoded by the coding sequence ATGAGCGTTGACGCTGCTGCGATCCGAGTGATCGATTCGCATACCGGTGGCGAACCGACGCGTTTGGTCGTCGAGGGAGGACCAGATCTTGGCGGCGGGCCGTTGCCGCAGCGAGTGGAACGCTTCCGTCGCGAAGCCGATCATTTTCGGACGATGATGTTGGCCGAACCGCGTGGCTTCGACGCGATGGTCGGAGCGTTGTTGAGCGAACCGAGCGATCCCTGTTGTGCCGCGGCAGTGATCTTCTTCAACAACCGCGGCTATCTGGGGATGTGTGGCCACGGGGCGATCGGTGTCGTTGCGACGCTGGCGTACATGGGCCGGATCGCGCCGGGGCGGCATCGTTTGGAGACGCCAGTCGGAATCGTCGCCGTCGAATTGATCAGTCCCAACCGCGTCGCGATCGAAAACGTTCCCAGCTACCGTTTGCGTAAATCGGTTTCGGTCGAAGTCCCCGGGATCGGAACCGTCCGCGGCGACATCGCCTGGGGTGGCAACTGGTTCTATCTTGTCGAATCGTCGCCGCTGCCGGTGGTGGCTGAAAACATCGATCGCTTGTCGGACGTCGCGCTACGGATTCGCAAGGCCTTGGTGGCGGCGAATATTACCGGAGCTGACGGAGCGGAGATCGACCACATCGAACTGTTCGGGCCGCCGTCGGTTTCGGACGCCCACAGCCGCAACTTTGTCTTATGCCCCGGCGGTGCCTACGATAGATCGCCTTGCGGAACGGGAACGAGTGCGAAACTCGCCTGCTTGGCGGCCGATGGGAAATTGGCTCCCGAGGTGCCGTGGATTCAGGAGAGCATCATCGGCAGCCGCTTCACAGCATCGTACCGCTCCGCCGACGACAACCGCATCGTTCCGCGGATCGTTGGCGAAGCTTATGTCTACGGCGAGACGCGGTTTATCGCTCAGCCGGGCGATCCGTTTCCCTACGGCATTGCGACGGCTTAA
- a CDS encoding alkaline phosphatase family protein, with amino-acid sequence MQTIPRLLCVAAVAAAACCFSALSAHAAGPTKHVVVVSLDGLAAYLVDDPKVPLPTIRRLAREGSIVAGGMIPSNPSVTWPNHTTLVTGARPEKHGVLANGVLVRGPIGVPTTIDSRRDQSDLVRIPTIVDAAHAAGLSTAEINWPCTRGSKSFDDQFPDVPDALQHSTPRLRKELVELGLLTDETDASFRKLSTVGRDYVWTEAACHLIRTRKPNLTLIHLLNVDSVHHNRGPQTPEGYTANAYADMCLARIVAAIDEAGIRDQTTLIVLSDHGFTRTPKAVRPNVLLRQAGLLKAEAGKIREAQVHVVPEGGIGLVYCTNPGEAAQQSEAFKKMFVGLEGVADVVLPDGFVEIGLLHPREYNQSPDAVLVAADGYSVSGSVDGETLVASNTEAKTAIGSHGFVSTLPKMKALCLLSGAGIRSGIELPTIENIDIAPTIAKLLALEYPYSDGKPLTAAMK; translated from the coding sequence ATGCAAACCATCCCGCGCTTGCTTTGTGTCGCAGCGGTCGCCGCTGCGGCTTGCTGTTTCTCTGCTCTATCGGCTCACGCCGCCGGGCCCACTAAACATGTTGTTGTGGTCAGCCTCGATGGGCTCGCCGCCTATCTCGTCGACGATCCCAAAGTGCCCCTGCCCACGATCCGGCGGCTAGCCCGCGAGGGAAGCATCGTCGCCGGCGGCATGATCCCTTCGAACCCGTCGGTCACCTGGCCTAATCACACAACGCTCGTCACCGGTGCCCGCCCCGAAAAGCATGGCGTGTTAGCCAATGGAGTCTTGGTGCGAGGTCCGATCGGTGTGCCGACCACGATCGATTCGCGTCGCGACCAGAGCGATCTCGTTCGGATTCCGACAATCGTCGACGCCGCGCACGCTGCGGGGCTTTCGACCGCTGAGATCAATTGGCCCTGCACGCGCGGCTCGAAATCGTTCGACGATCAATTCCCCGATGTCCCCGACGCGTTGCAGCACAGCACGCCTCGGCTGCGCAAAGAACTCGTCGAACTGGGGCTGTTGACCGACGAGACCGATGCCTCGTTCCGCAAGCTGAGCACCGTCGGCCGCGATTACGTCTGGACCGAAGCGGCTTGCCATCTGATCCGCACGCGGAAGCCGAACCTGACGTTGATCCATCTGTTAAACGTCGACAGCGTCCATCATAACCGCGGCCCTCAAACGCCCGAGGGTTACACCGCCAACGCTTACGCTGACATGTGCCTTGCTCGGATCGTGGCGGCGATCGACGAGGCGGGAATCCGCGATCAAACCACGTTGATCGTCCTTTCGGATCACGGATTCACGAGAACTCCCAAAGCGGTCCGGCCCAACGTCTTGTTGCGTCAAGCGGGGCTGTTGAAGGCGGAGGCGGGGAAGATTCGCGAGGCGCAGGTGCATGTCGTTCCCGAGGGAGGCATCGGCCTGGTCTATTGCACCAACCCCGGCGAAGCGGCGCAGCAATCCGAGGCGTTTAAGAAGATGTTCGTCGGTCTCGAAGGCGTCGCCGACGTCGTGCTGCCCGACGGATTTGTTGAGATCGGTCTGCTGCATCCTCGCGAATACAACCAGTCTCCCGATGCGGTTCTTGTCGCCGCCGATGGCTATTCGGTTTCGGGCTCGGTCGATGGCGAAACGCTTGTCGCCAGCAATACCGAAGCGAAAACGGCGATCGGTTCGCACGGGTTCGTCTCGACGCTGCCGAAGATGAAAGCGCTTTGTCTGCTCTCGGGAGCAGGAATTCGCAGCGGTATCGAACTGCCGACGATCGAAAATATCGACATCGCCCCCACGATCGCTAAACTATTGGCGTTGGAATATCCTTACAGCGACGGCAAACCGTTGACCGCTGCAATGAAATAA
- the gdhA gene encoding NADP-specific glutamate dehydrogenase has protein sequence MDEKLESVFWNVQQRNQGEAEFIQAVKEVLSSMGPVLAKYPTFAEQKIIERICEPERQIIFRVPWQDDRGEVHINRGFRVQFNSALGPYKGGLRFHPSVNLSIIKFLGFEQIFKNALTGMPIGGAKGGSDFDPKGRSDSEVMRFCQSFMTELYRHIGEYTDVPAGDIGVGKREVGYLFGQYKRICNRYESGVLTGKGLHYGGALVRTEATGYGLVYFVQEMLAARSDSLQGKTCVVSGAGNVAIYAIEKVTELGGRVVACSDSTGVIYDQEGIDLPTLKKIKEVDRLPIEKYCETRKHAKYQRKGNIWQIECDVALPCATQNELTGKDAASLIQNGCIVVAEGANMPTTPQGIELLLGSKVGYAPGKAANAGGVATSALEMQQNASRDAWSFEYTDRKLALIMKDIHDRCLETADEFGAPGNYALGANIAGFMGVADAIQSMGLI, from the coding sequence ATGGACGAAAAATTAGAATCGGTATTTTGGAATGTTCAGCAACGCAACCAGGGTGAAGCCGAATTCATCCAAGCGGTGAAAGAAGTTCTGTCGTCGATGGGGCCGGTACTGGCCAAGTACCCCACGTTTGCCGAACAGAAGATCATCGAACGGATTTGCGAACCGGAGCGGCAGATCATCTTCCGCGTTCCATGGCAGGACGACCGTGGCGAAGTCCACATCAACCGCGGCTTCCGGGTTCAATTCAACAGTGCGCTTGGACCTTATAAAGGCGGCTTGCGGTTCCATCCGTCGGTCAACCTTTCGATCATCAAGTTCCTTGGCTTCGAACAGATCTTCAAGAACGCGTTGACGGGGATGCCGATCGGCGGAGCCAAGGGAGGCAGCGACTTTGATCCCAAGGGGCGCAGCGATTCGGAGGTGATGCGTTTTTGCCAGAGCTTCATGACCGAACTGTATCGACACATCGGCGAATACACCGACGTTCCCGCCGGCGACATCGGCGTCGGCAAGCGGGAGGTCGGTTACCTGTTTGGACAATATAAGAGGATCTGCAATCGCTACGAATCGGGCGTCTTGACCGGCAAGGGGCTTCACTACGGCGGCGCGTTGGTGCGGACCGAAGCGACAGGTTATGGGCTGGTCTACTTTGTCCAAGAGATGCTGGCCGCCCGATCCGATTCGTTGCAGGGCAAGACCTGTGTCGTCTCGGGAGCGGGAAATGTTGCGATCTACGCGATCGAAAAGGTGACCGAACTCGGCGGTCGCGTCGTCGCTTGTTCCGATTCCACCGGCGTGATCTACGACCAGGAAGGGATCGACCTGCCGACGCTCAAGAAGATCAAAGAAGTCGATCGACTGCCGATCGAAAAGTATTGTGAAACGCGAAAACACGCGAAGTATCAACGCAAGGGAAACATTTGGCAGATCGAATGCGACGTTGCACTTCCCTGTGCGACGCAAAACGAACTGACCGGCAAAGATGCGGCATCGTTGATCCAAAACGGTTGTATCGTGGTCGCTGAAGGAGCGAACATGCCGACGACGCCCCAAGGGATCGAATTGTTGTTGGGATCGAAGGTCGGCTACGCTCCTGGCAAAGCTGCCAATGCCGGCGGTGTCGCGACGAGCGCCCTCGAGATGCAGCAAAACGCGTCGCGCGACGCGTGGTCGTTCGAATACACCGACCGCAAGTTGGCGCTGATCATGAAAGATATTCACGATCGTTGTTTGGAAACCGCCGACGAATTCGGAGCCCCCGGCAACTACGCCTTGGGAGCAAACATCGCTGGATTCATGGGCGTTGCCGATGCGATTCAGTCGATGGGGCTGATCTAG
- a CDS encoding PepSY domain-containing protein: protein MKALILFAIPGILALIPIQFTDAQSTGGSRMPLIKIVRQLEADGYKPFSEISMDDGNWEVEVRQNDVAYELTVDSFTGKILSQHRDDPDDHPAKDALPLSEVLKSLAENDGYSDIDEVSFERRYWEVEAFKNRQKRELHVDPRTAKIIADRIDD from the coding sequence ATGAAAGCGTTGATTCTGTTTGCAATCCCCGGCATCTTGGCACTGATTCCAATTCAATTCACCGATGCCCAGTCGACCGGCGGTAGTCGTATGCCGCTGATCAAGATCGTTCGGCAACTTGAAGCGGACGGGTACAAGCCTTTCAGCGAGATCTCGATGGATGATGGTAACTGGGAAGTCGAAGTCCGCCAGAACGATGTCGCTTATGAGCTGACAGTCGACAGCTTCACCGGAAAAATTCTATCCCAACACCGCGACGATCCCGACGACCACCCCGCCAAAGATGCGCTGCCGTTGTCGGAAGTCTTGAAATCGCTCGCCGAAAATGACGGCTACAGCGACATCGATGAGGTGTCTTTCGAACGGCGTTATTGGGAAGTCGAAGCATTCAAGAACCGACAAAAACGAGAGCTGCACGTCGATCCCAGAACCGCAAAAATCATCGCCGATCGAATCGACGATTGA
- a CDS encoding PQQ-binding-like beta-propeller repeat protein has protein sequence MPTYTLSAAAAAEVLMIRSSSRLCLIVSSLVFAFWASSDSNAQDWTRFHGPNGSGYIADGKIPDSWTADDEAWAAELPGGGISSPVAWGDKVFLLAADPKTAVRHVLAYQLSSGKQLWDKTFDSVPHHLHKRNRFAASTPCCDEKFVYVAWSEPQHTTVSCLTHEGELVWQRDLGRWQSQHGFATSPMLYEDFVIVFDSQQARQLKPGETAGESKMVALNRQTGQMVWETPLETTNVCYGTPCVYQPAGGAAQLVDANTGNGLFGLDPKTGKMLWNLKVFRSRCCSSPVVAGDLVLGSAGSGGGGNHLVAVRPGEEPTEAYRVERGAPYVPTSVVVGDMAFLCGDNGVATCIDVKSGEPHWTRRIGGTISSSPIVVGDKLLTIDMDGKATVLRAGKKFEKLGTADLHGNVQATPAYTQGYLLLRSENRLTAIGPKRL, from the coding sequence TTGCCTACCTACACGCTTTCCGCCGCTGCTGCCGCCGAGGTTCTGATGATCCGTTCGTCCTCACGTCTTTGTCTCATTGTTTCCAGTTTGGTCTTCGCATTCTGGGCCAGCTCCGATTCCAACGCCCAGGACTGGACGCGGTTTCACGGCCCCAACGGTTCCGGCTACATCGCCGACGGCAAGATCCCCGATTCCTGGACTGCCGATGACGAAGCTTGGGCGGCGGAGCTGCCCGGCGGCGGGATCAGTTCGCCTGTCGCTTGGGGCGACAAGGTCTTTCTGCTGGCCGCCGATCCCAAGACGGCGGTTCGGCATGTGCTGGCATACCAGCTGAGCAGCGGAAAGCAGCTGTGGGATAAGACTTTCGATTCGGTGCCGCATCATTTGCACAAGCGGAATCGGTTTGCGGCCAGCACGCCCTGCTGCGATGAAAAGTTTGTCTACGTTGCCTGGTCCGAGCCGCAGCATACGACGGTCAGTTGTCTAACGCACGAAGGAGAGTTGGTTTGGCAGCGAGACCTGGGGCGTTGGCAGAGTCAGCATGGGTTTGCGACTTCGCCGATGCTGTACGAAGACTTTGTTATCGTCTTCGATTCGCAGCAAGCCAGACAACTGAAGCCCGGGGAGACGGCGGGGGAGAGCAAGATGGTCGCTCTGAACCGGCAGACAGGACAGATGGTCTGGGAGACGCCGCTGGAGACGACGAACGTTTGCTATGGGACTCCGTGTGTCTATCAGCCCGCGGGCGGGGCGGCTCAATTGGTCGACGCCAACACCGGCAACGGCTTGTTCGGACTTGATCCGAAGACGGGCAAAATGCTCTGGAATCTGAAAGTCTTCCGCTCGCGTTGCTGCAGCAGCCCGGTGGTAGCGGGAGATCTTGTGCTTGGCAGCGCTGGCAGCGGTGGTGGCGGCAATCACCTGGTCGCCGTGCGACCTGGCGAAGAACCGACCGAAGCCTATCGGGTGGAGCGGGGTGCGCCGTATGTTCCCACTTCGGTGGTCGTTGGCGACATGGCGTTTCTTTGTGGCGACAACGGCGTAGCAACGTGCATCGATGTGAAGAGTGGCGAACCGCATTGGACGCGTCGCATCGGCGGGACGATCTCGTCCTCTCCGATCGTGGTCGGCGACAAACTGTTGACGATCGATATGGACGGCAAAGCGACGGTTTTGCGAGCGGGCAAGAAGTTTGAGAAGCTTGGTACGGCTGACCTGCATGGCAACGTGCAAGCGACGCCAGCTTACACGCAAGGCTATCTGTTGTTGCGGTCGGAGAACCGGCTGACGGCGATTGGGCCCAAGCGATTGTAG
- a CDS encoding dihydrodipicolinate synthase family protein — MTVKPGRDLFCGCMPALMTPCDSVGNPDFDALVRKGQQLIDAGMCAVVYCGSMGDWPLLTDQQRQEGVRRLTEAGVPVVVGTGAQNPRLAAAHAAHAQEVGAAGLMLIPRVLSRGNSAAAQRHHFTDILRAADRLPAVIYNSPYYGFQTRADLFFELRREHPNLVGFKEFGGAESLSYAAEHITSGNPDLALMVGVDTQVFHGFVRCGAVGAITGVGNALPKQVLRLIELCRAAAAGDVDARRLALELDGAMAVLSKFDEGPDLVLYYKYLMVLEGDSEYEHHFNSYDALSDSQRALIHEQWTLFKSWWNNWPGAKQ, encoded by the coding sequence ATGACAGTGAAGCCTGGTCGAGATCTATTTTGTGGCTGTATGCCCGCCCTGATGACCCCCTGCGATTCCGTGGGCAATCCCGACTTTGACGCCTTGGTCCGCAAGGGACAGCAATTGATCGACGCGGGAATGTGTGCGGTCGTCTACTGCGGATCGATGGGCGATTGGCCTTTGTTGACCGATCAGCAACGTCAGGAAGGCGTCCGTCGGCTGACCGAAGCGGGAGTTCCCGTGGTTGTCGGCACCGGTGCTCAAAATCCCAGGCTTGCCGCCGCGCACGCCGCCCATGCCCAAGAGGTTGGTGCGGCTGGATTGATGCTGATCCCACGCGTCTTATCGCGAGGCAACTCTGCGGCGGCTCAGCGGCATCACTTTACCGACATCCTTCGCGCGGCCGATCGGTTGCCTGCGGTGATCTATAACAGTCCGTATTACGGGTTCCAGACGCGAGCCGATTTGTTTTTCGAACTCCGTCGCGAGCACCCTAACCTCGTCGGGTTCAAGGAGTTTGGTGGCGCCGAATCGCTCAGCTACGCCGCCGAGCATATCACCAGCGGCAATCCCGACCTGGCCTTGATGGTCGGCGTCGACACGCAGGTCTTCCACGGATTTGTTCGCTGCGGTGCCGTCGGGGCGATCACCGGCGTCGGCAACGCGCTGCCGAAACAGGTGCTGCGATTGATCGAACTCTGCCGCGCTGCTGCGGCGGGAGATGTCGACGCGCGGCGATTGGCACTGGAACTGGACGGCGCGATGGCGGTGCTGTCGAAGTTCGACGAAGGCCCCGATCTGGTTCTGTACTACAAATATCTGATGGTGCTGGAAGGTGATTCGGAATACGAACATCATTTCAATTCGTATGACGCGCTCAGCGACAGCCAACGCGCGTTGATCCATGAACAGTGGACGCTGTTTAAGAGCTGGTGGAACAACTGGCCCGGCGCGAAGCAATGA